A single genomic interval of Terriglobus albidus harbors:
- a CDS encoding TonB-dependent receptor: MKQRVHFLEVGHLWVLRTLKLAAVVILFLFGAGSMHAQLTTADILGTVTEPTGAVVANARVELRNTATNVTRVVTTDESGNYTFPLLQPGHYSIKVTVQGFKAFNTPDLAVEAGDRARNDAHLQLGDVNETVSIEAQTPLLQSESATVSSTVTAQSVQDLPLNGRNYVQLIQIVPGANEGPGNGLTSGGRPDDRRQSSSFSVNGQDDTLNNFIIDGFDNNERIIGTSGVRPNVEGIQEISVQTNSYAPEAGRTAGGVVNIVTRSGSNQFHGSAYEYFRNDIFDARQVLQTSGSKPELRQNQFGGSIGGPIWRDRTFFFGDYEGFRQVTGVTYQSTVPTIDEYNNINSIGGGSPQALVAAGNGTSGLPINPIALNYLKLFPAPTNSSLTNNYVISPSKTQYSQVFDVRIDHRFNAGNLFYGRYTYNHVDSTIPPALGVVNGLEISGGRYIFAGPAKNGAQQYAFDYTHIFTQNLLIDLKAGFTRINNLSLPLNYGKNADTTVGFGSNMNFTQNANVLTPISFGPFSDIGDGAYVPLQDIDNTFQYAANVNWNKGNHNIKFGASFIRRQARNLQSAFPAGQYGFGLNTDNCVPGTGYNTATGACNATASAKQRQDNNLASSLVGAFSSSSRNYNLNTPDYRTYEPNFFVQDSWKLTPKLTLLYGVRYDVFTPFTEAHGSISNFDFNQALTLNSSNIGQALKVANQNGVDGHAGISTDYSNLAPRVGFSWSLAPQTVLRGGYGLSFFPGNYTSNADLKNAPFVSVYSPNCISSVAFQIQTTRNGAPASASNPDCATISGANTSFSQGLPLPQPQTISSTGLSFVAESPNFRSAMIQQFNLQIQQQFSSNVLTIGYVGNVAQHLPQTINDINVPRPGNSVSGGASSARPLSGVLPNLAGVNWLVSEGISNYSALQTSFQRRFVKGLAFDANYTWAKGLSDVTGFSQEGAQGAYNADPTRIRQIDYGIAENNIQNRFALSLNYQFAAGHTFGNSLERFTFGGWQMNTITIWQTGKPFSILNDSAAGGYGNRATPINNGGGDRPNQVGDDHAVERSFQHWFNTAAFAPQTLGTIGTSQRNALSGPNFRHVDLSLFKDFFLTERAKLQFRAEAFNISNTPSWIIGQGSGNVKMGNSAFGTVTATDSNYTPRLYQFALKLNF; the protein is encoded by the coding sequence ATGAAGCAGAGAGTGCATTTTCTTGAGGTAGGCCATCTATGGGTACTGCGAACCCTGAAGCTCGCAGCAGTAGTGATCCTGTTCCTGTTCGGCGCCGGGTCGATGCATGCTCAATTAACCACGGCGGATATTCTGGGAACGGTCACGGAACCGACCGGCGCCGTGGTGGCGAACGCAAGAGTGGAGCTAAGAAACACTGCCACCAATGTCACCCGCGTTGTCACCACGGATGAGAGCGGCAACTATACCTTCCCTCTTCTGCAGCCGGGACACTACAGCATTAAGGTCACCGTGCAGGGCTTCAAAGCTTTCAACACTCCGGACCTTGCTGTTGAAGCCGGTGACCGCGCCCGCAATGACGCTCACCTGCAACTGGGCGATGTCAATGAGACTGTCAGCATCGAAGCGCAGACTCCTTTGCTACAAAGCGAGAGCGCCACTGTCAGTTCAACGGTGACCGCGCAGAGCGTGCAGGATCTGCCATTGAATGGCCGCAACTATGTCCAGCTTATCCAGATTGTTCCCGGTGCAAATGAGGGACCAGGAAACGGGCTGACCAGCGGAGGACGACCGGACGATCGCCGGCAGTCGAGCTCCTTCTCGGTGAACGGGCAGGACGATACCCTTAACAACTTCATCATTGACGGCTTCGATAACAACGAACGCATCATCGGCACCAGCGGCGTTCGTCCCAATGTCGAAGGTATCCAGGAGATCAGCGTCCAGACGAACAGCTACGCTCCCGAAGCCGGACGCACCGCCGGCGGCGTCGTCAATATTGTGACCCGCAGCGGATCGAACCAGTTTCATGGAAGCGCGTACGAGTACTTCCGCAACGATATCTTCGACGCGCGGCAGGTGTTGCAGACCTCCGGAAGCAAACCCGAACTGCGGCAGAACCAGTTCGGCGGCTCCATCGGTGGGCCAATCTGGAGAGATCGCACCTTCTTCTTTGGCGACTATGAAGGCTTCCGCCAGGTCACAGGCGTGACCTACCAGAGCACGGTACCGACGATCGATGAGTATAACAACATCAACAGCATCGGCGGGGGATCACCGCAGGCGCTAGTGGCAGCAGGCAACGGGACCTCGGGTCTCCCTATCAATCCCATCGCCCTGAATTACCTGAAGCTCTTCCCCGCCCCGACCAACTCCAGCCTGACAAATAACTACGTCATCAGCCCGAGCAAGACGCAGTACAGCCAGGTCTTCGATGTTCGTATCGACCACAGGTTTAACGCAGGCAACCTGTTCTACGGCCGCTACACCTACAACCATGTCGATTCAACCATCCCGCCGGCGCTCGGCGTTGTGAATGGTCTTGAGATCTCGGGAGGCCGTTACATCTTTGCCGGACCGGCAAAGAACGGCGCGCAGCAGTACGCCTTCGATTACACGCACATCTTCACGCAGAACCTGCTGATCGATCTAAAGGCCGGCTTCACCCGTATCAACAACCTGTCACTGCCGCTGAACTACGGCAAGAATGCGGATACCACGGTCGGCTTCGGCTCAAACATGAACTTTACGCAGAATGCGAATGTACTGACGCCGATCAGCTTTGGCCCATTCAGCGACATCGGTGACGGCGCCTATGTGCCGCTGCAGGATATCGACAACACCTTCCAATATGCGGCGAACGTCAACTGGAACAAGGGCAACCACAACATCAAGTTCGGTGCGAGCTTTATCCGCAGACAGGCGCGCAACCTGCAGAGCGCCTTTCCTGCCGGCCAGTATGGCTTTGGCCTGAACACTGACAACTGCGTTCCCGGCACGGGATACAACACCGCAACTGGAGCCTGCAACGCGACCGCCTCCGCGAAGCAGCGCCAGGATAACAACCTTGCGAGTTCGCTCGTGGGCGCATTTAGCTCGTCGAGCCGCAACTACAACCTGAACACGCCGGACTACCGGACCTATGAGCCGAACTTCTTCGTGCAGGATTCATGGAAGCTGACACCGAAACTCACCTTGCTCTATGGCGTGCGCTACGACGTATTTACGCCCTTCACGGAAGCCCATGGCAGCATCTCGAACTTCGATTTCAACCAGGCGCTGACGCTGAACAGCAGCAACATCGGACAGGCGCTGAAGGTGGCAAACCAGAACGGTGTGGACGGACATGCCGGTATCAGCACCGACTACAGCAACCTGGCTCCACGAGTCGGCTTCTCCTGGTCACTGGCGCCCCAGACCGTACTGCGTGGCGGCTATGGCCTGAGCTTCTTCCCAGGCAATTACACGTCCAATGCCGACCTGAAGAATGCGCCATTCGTCTCGGTCTATTCCCCAAACTGCATCTCGAGTGTCGCCTTCCAGATTCAGACAACGCGGAACGGAGCTCCGGCAAGCGCAAGCAACCCGGACTGCGCCACCATCTCGGGCGCCAACACCAGCTTCAGCCAGGGCCTGCCGCTGCCGCAGCCACAGACGATCAGCAGTACCGGTCTGAGCTTCGTCGCCGAGTCTCCAAACTTCCGGTCAGCGATGATTCAGCAGTTCAACCTGCAGATACAGCAGCAGTTCAGCTCCAATGTGCTGACGATCGGCTACGTGGGCAACGTTGCCCAGCATCTGCCGCAGACTATCAACGACATCAATGTGCCAAGGCCGGGCAACAGTGTCAGCGGCGGAGCCTCCAGCGCGCGCCCACTCAGCGGCGTTCTGCCAAACCTCGCAGGCGTCAACTGGTTGGTAAGCGAAGGTATTTCCAACTACAGCGCATTGCAGACCAGCTTCCAGCGACGCTTTGTGAAGGGACTGGCCTTCGACGCGAATTACACCTGGGCAAAGGGACTGAGCGATGTTACCGGCTTCAGCCAGGAAGGCGCACAGGGAGCCTATAACGCGGACCCGACACGCATCCGGCAGATCGACTACGGCATTGCGGAGAACAATATTCAGAACCGCTTTGCTCTCTCGTTGAACTATCAGTTCGCCGCCGGTCACACCTTCGGCAACTCGCTTGAGCGGTTTACATTTGGCGGCTGGCAGATGAACACCATCACCATCTGGCAGACGGGCAAACCGTTCTCCATTCTGAATGACAGTGCCGCCGGCGGATACGGCAACCGTGCTACGCCCATCAACAATGGTGGAGGCGATCGCCCGAACCAGGTCGGTGATGATCATGCCGTTGAGCGGAGCTTCCAACACTGGTTCAATACAGCGGCATTTGCACCCCAGACGCTCGGCACCATCGGAACATCGCAGCGGAACGCACTCTCCGGCCCGAACTTCAGGCACGTCGATCTGTCGCTGTTCAAGGACTTCTTCCTGACGGAGCGGGCGAAATTGCAGTTCCGTGCTGAGGCCTTCAACATCTCCAATACACCGAGCTGGATCATCGGTCAGGGCAGCGGCAATGTGAAGATGGGCAACTCCGCCTTCGGCACGGTAACCGCCACCGACTCGAACTACACACCACGCCTATACCAGTTCGCTCTCAAACTCAACTTCTAG
- a CDS encoding NADP-dependent oxidoreductase has translation MKALRINDYGAALHLDEVPVPTAGPGQVLVENHFTSMNGVDPGRGLGFLRQVFPLQFPWTPGGDVAGRVAAIGEGVTTFKVGDEVFGYTREAGAYAEFVIVTATSLAHRPAAISAEEAAGIALVGQTATRMLELSKIKAGQTLLIMGASGGVGSLAVQLARDAGVHVLATARQSKAAALQELGAERVIDLAQQRLEEIQQVEAVLNLIGGDTVVPSYALVKPGGAAVTANRPPIAEEAARLGIEAAFVETNVTTEGLNAFATLVADGKVKPQIAAVETLWSPATLWEKRELDGIGKVVFSVRA, from the coding sequence ATGAAAGCACTGCGCATCAACGACTATGGGGCAGCTCTCCACCTGGATGAAGTACCTGTCCCAACTGCCGGCCCCGGACAGGTGCTGGTAGAGAATCACTTCACCAGCATGAATGGGGTAGATCCCGGGCGCGGCCTCGGCTTCTTGCGCCAGGTCTTTCCATTGCAGTTTCCATGGACGCCGGGTGGCGATGTTGCAGGCCGGGTCGCTGCGATCGGTGAAGGCGTCACAACCTTCAAAGTGGGCGATGAGGTGTTTGGCTATACAAGGGAGGCCGGTGCGTACGCCGAGTTTGTGATTGTCACGGCTACCAGTCTGGCCCACAGACCGGCAGCCATTTCCGCCGAGGAAGCAGCCGGAATCGCGCTGGTAGGTCAGACCGCGACGCGGATGTTGGAGCTCTCGAAGATCAAGGCAGGGCAGACGCTGCTGATCATGGGTGCGTCGGGCGGTGTAGGGTCACTGGCGGTGCAACTGGCGCGAGACGCCGGAGTTCATGTCCTCGCCACAGCCCGCCAAAGCAAAGCCGCTGCTCTTCAAGAACTAGGAGCAGAACGTGTTATCGATCTTGCACAGCAGAGGTTGGAAGAGATCCAGCAGGTGGAGGCTGTCCTCAATCTGATAGGAGGTGATACCGTCGTGCCTTCCTATGCACTGGTGAAGCCCGGCGGGGCCGCCGTGACGGCGAATCGACCGCCGATCGCGGAGGAGGCGGCACGTCTGGGGATTGAAGCCGCATTCGTTGAGACCAACGTGACGACCGAAGGGCTAAATGCTTTCGCAACGCTGGTTGCCGACGGGAAGGTCAAGCCACAGATCGCCGCAGTCGAGACGCTCTGGTCGCCGGCCACACTGTGGGAGAAGCGCGAACTCGATGGAATTGGCAAGGTCGTCTTCTCGGTCCGGGCATGA
- a CDS encoding LysR family transcriptional regulator, with the protein MRFLADLALFVEVANTRNFSRAAAALGMPVSTLSRRISALERELGFHLIYRSTRAFQLTDAGQACYEQSKTLVAEAKRIQEEVAGIASRASGHIRVGVPFDLAQTIFLPLFARYMLDHSDISIEVLSISGHPNLLTESLDLAIMVSHQLRLPDSSFWSRRVGTFPRYLFASQEYLAKHKRIQDPAELAQHSCLRLIHGEALSQWELRREHERRTVTVGGAASANSVGMLAKLSKHGMGIALLSDFLAIHPGFGDGLTRLLKDWEGVPAHIFAVTPAEMQSVRVRKLVSFIKEHFETTLNDLSSRRKS; encoded by the coding sequence ATGCGTTTCCTGGCTGATTTGGCGCTTTTCGTTGAGGTTGCCAACACACGCAACTTCAGTCGGGCAGCAGCAGCGCTGGGAATGCCCGTATCGACGCTCTCGCGTCGCATAAGCGCACTCGAGCGAGAATTGGGCTTCCATCTCATTTATCGTTCTACGCGGGCCTTTCAGCTGACCGATGCGGGCCAGGCTTGCTACGAGCAGTCCAAAACTCTTGTGGCGGAAGCGAAGCGCATTCAGGAGGAAGTTGCCGGGATCGCCTCCAGGGCGTCAGGACATATCCGCGTGGGTGTGCCATTCGATTTGGCGCAGACCATCTTCCTTCCTCTTTTCGCCCGCTACATGCTTGACCACTCTGATATTTCCATCGAGGTGCTTTCCATAAGCGGCCATCCCAATCTCCTGACGGAGAGTCTCGATTTAGCCATCATGGTAAGTCACCAGTTGCGTTTGCCTGACTCTTCTTTCTGGTCCCGGCGGGTCGGCACTTTTCCTCGTTACCTGTTTGCCTCCCAGGAATATCTCGCTAAGCACAAGAGGATCCAGGACCCGGCGGAACTGGCCCAACACTCGTGCCTTCGTCTTATTCACGGCGAAGCCCTAAGCCAGTGGGAACTGCGCCGCGAGCACGAACGTAGGACTGTGACGGTGGGTGGCGCGGCTAGCGCAAACTCTGTTGGAATGCTGGCAAAGCTGTCCAAACACGGTATGGGGATCGCACTCCTTTCCGATTTTCTGGCAATTCATCCGGGTTTCGGCGATGGCCTGACGAGGCTACTCAAAGATTGGGAAGGCGTTCCGGCCCACATCTTTGCGGTAACGCCGGCGGAAATGCAATCTGTCCGCGTTCGAAAGCTCGTTAGCTTCATCAAAGAACACTTCGAAACTACGCTGAATGATCTGAGTTCCCGTAGAAAGTCGTAG